Sequence from the [Bacteroides] pectinophilus genome:
TTTTGATGTGTACGGCCATATTGATTACATAGCACGTTATATTCCAAAAGACCGTATATCCGAATACAAAGAAAAAGATTTTTATGATATCCTCGATGCTATATTGCATACAATAATTACGAATGGCAAAGGTATTGAACTCAACACTGCCGGTCTTCGCTACAGCACCGCACAGACTAACCCATCACCATTTATTCTCAGAAGATATCGTGAACTTGGCGGAGAGATTATTACGGTAGGATCTGATGCCCACGCTCCTGAATATCTTGCATATTCCTTCGACAGAATACCGGTTATTCTCAAAGAAGCAGGCTTCAGATATTATACTGAGTTTCGGGCAAGGAAGCCTGAATTCAAAAAGCTTTATTAATCTGCATTTTGTTAATTGGTGGAATTTAAAAAGGAAAGTATTGAAAACATTACATCTTCAATACTTTCCTATTTTAGTTTTAGAACAATTTCATATGCCTACTTGGCGTAATCAGTCGCTCTTGATTCCCGGATAACATTAACCTTAATCTGACCAGGATATTCCATCTCAGATTCAATCTGCTTTGAAATATCTCTTGCCATAATAACCATATCCGCATCACTAACGACTTCAGGAACTACCATTATTCGAATTTCTCTACCCGCCTGAACAGCAAATGACTTCTCAACTCCCTTATATGAGTTGGCGATATCTTCTAATTGTTTAAGTCTGTTTGAATATGTCTCTAACGTCTCTCTACGAGCGCCCGGTCTTGCTGCTGATATAGCATCAGCTGCCTGTACTATACAGGCGATAAGGCTCTCCGGCTCAACGTCTCCATGATGTGCCTCTACTGCATTAATAACAACTGGTGATTCCTTATACTTCTTACAAAGATCTACACCAATCTGAATATGCGAACCTTCCATCTCATGGTCAACAGCTTTACCGATGTCGTGAAGCAGACCTGCTCTCTTGGCAAGTCTTACATCTGTACCAACTTCGGCAGCTAAAAGTCCTGACAACTGTGAAACTTCAATTGAATGCTTAAGTGCATTCTGACCATAACTTGTTCTGAACTTCATCTTACCTAAGAGCCTTACAAGCTCAGGATGCAGTCCATGCACACCAGTCTCAAGTGTTGCGGCTTCACCTTCCTCACGAATTATCGTCTCAACTTCCTTCTGCGCCTTCTCAACCATCTCCTCAATTCTTGCCGGATGAATACGTCCATCAAGAATGAGCTTTTCCAATGCAATTCTCGCTACTTCTCTACGAATAGGATCAAAGCCTGATAAGACAACAGCTTCCGGTGTATCATCAATAATCAGTTCTACACCTGTAAGCGTCTCAAGAGTACGTATATTACGTCCCTCACGTCCGATAATACGTCCCTTCATCTCATCGTTAGGAAGCTGTACAACTGAAATAGTAGTCTCGGCAACATGGTCAGCAGCACACTTCTGGATAGCTGTTACCACATAATCCTTAGCCTTCTTATCAGCCTCTTCCTTTGCCTTAGTCTCCATTGATTTGATCATTACAGCAGTGTCATGTTTTACTTCTTCTTCAACAGTCTTTAAAAGATATTCTTTTGCTTGTTCGGAGGTCAATCCTGAGATTTTCTCAAGTTCCTGTTGCCTTTTTTGCTCAAGTTCTTCGACCTTCTGTCTTGTCTTGGCAAGTTCTTCTTCCTTGCGGGCAAGATTAAGATCTCTCTTTTCTACAGCTTCAGTCTTCTTATCAAGAGTCTCTTCCTTGGCAAGAACACGCTTCTCATACTTTTGTATCTCAGCACGTCTTTCGCGAACTTCTTTATCAAGTTCATTCTGAACTTTGATCTTTTCTTCCTTCGCTTCAAGCAAGGCTTCCCTTGACTGCGCTTCAGCTGCTTTCTTTGCCTCATCTGCCTTCTTTCTGGCATCATCAAGTAACTTGTTGGCACGCTCGTTCGCACTGCCAATAGTTGCGTTAGTTTTCTTCTCGATTGAAGACTTGGCAATAACCCATGTAATAGGTGCGACTATAACTAATGTGATAATCACAGCAATAAGCACTGGCAAAAAACCTGACACAGGAGCACCTCCTTATTTAGTTTTCATTGTACAAACATACAACAGTTAAATATTATACTTTTTTAGCTGTCATGTCAAGCAGATACGCATACTTTTCAATGTGTAAGTTCATTCATTACATACTGTATATTGTCGTAATCGAATCCCTTACGTGCTAGATATGCTATTGTCTTTGACTTTTCCCCGTATGTCATAGCCGACGTGTCATGGCATCTTTTTTCTATCAGCTTTCTTATAAGATCATTCTGCGCATTACTGTTAGCCGCATAATATTCGTCACATGCACTGTCTATAACAGTCTGTGCAATCCCCTTGGAGTACAGGTATGCTTCCATCTGGCGCCTGCTTCTCGTATCTGCCTTGCACCAGACATAATTAGACGCATATCTCGCATCATTAACAAATCCATGTTCTTTCATAAACTGAATAGTAATGTTAATTATGTTCTCCGGATATTTCCCGTCAGTCAGCTTGTCAGCCAGCTGACTCTCAGTAATGTCACGCCTGGTCACAATATGTAATGCACGGTTTCTTGCTCTGTCTTCAAGGATTCTCAGAATATCCGCATACTGTTCCGGTGTTATGCGCACTCCCTCCTCCAACGCAAACTTACGAATCTCCTGATTATACAATGCGAATGACTTCCCATTGTCGCTAAGACGCACAAATCTCTTCTTGCTGCTTATGTCTGTAATTCCGACTATCTCATATCCGTCTTCAGACATTCTTATGCCTCACCATCCGCTGCACCCGTAGCAGTCTTTGCCTTGGCCTGACTGTCGGCCTTACCGTCAGCCTTACTATCTGCCTTACCGTCTGCCTTGGAATTATTCTTAACATCTTCCGCATTAATGCCGATTCCGTGTGCCTGCTTAACCTTAGCTACAACTTCCTCCATTACATCAGGATGTTCATCAAGATACTTCTTGGCATTCTCACGTCCCTGTCCGATCTTCTCACCGTTATATGCAAACCATGATCCGCTCTTCTGGATAATATCATCCTTGGCAGCAATATCAATAACATCGCCTGATTTTGATATTCCTTTGCCGAACATTATATCGAACTCTGCTTCCTTGAAAGGCGGCGCTACCTTGTTCTTGACAACCTTAACCTTGACATGGTTACCAACAGCCTCATCACCCGACTTAATTGTCGTAATCCTGCGGACGTCAAGTCTTACAGATGCGTAGAACTTAAGTGCATTACCTCCTGTCGTAGTCTC
This genomic interval carries:
- a CDS encoding recombination regulator RecX; protein product: MSEDGYEIVGITDISSKKRFVRLSDNGKSFALYNQEIRKFALEEGVRITPEQYADILRILEDRARNRALHIVTRRDITESQLADKLTDGKYPENIINITIQFMKEHGFVNDARYASNYVWCKADTRSRRQMEAYLYSKGIAQTVIDSACDEYYAANSNAQNDLIRKLIEKRCHDTSAMTYGEKSKTIAYLARKGFDYDNIQYVMNELTH
- the rny gene encoding ribonuclease Y codes for the protein MSGFLPVLIAVIITLVIVAPITWVIAKSSIEKKTNATIGSANERANKLLDDARKKADEAKKAAEAQSREALLEAKEEKIKVQNELDKEVRERRAEIQKYEKRVLAKEETLDKKTEAVEKRDLNLARKEEELAKTRQKVEELEQKRQQELEKISGLTSEQAKEYLLKTVEEEVKHDTAVMIKSMETKAKEEADKKAKDYVVTAIQKCAADHVAETTISVVQLPNDEMKGRIIGREGRNIRTLETLTGVELIIDDTPEAVVLSGFDPIRREVARIALEKLILDGRIHPARIEEMVEKAQKEVETIIREEGEAATLETGVHGLHPELVRLLGKMKFRTSYGQNALKHSIEVSQLSGLLAAEVGTDVRLAKRAGLLHDIGKAVDHEMEGSHIQIGVDLCKKYKESPVVINAVEAHHGDVEPESLIACIVQAADAISAARPGARRETLETYSNRLKQLEDIANSYKGVEKSFAVQAGREIRIMVVPEVVSDADMVIMARDISKQIESEMEYPGQIKVNVIRESRATDYAK